CCGGGGCACAGACGCGGCGTCGGCCACCGTCACCCGCCTTCCCTCGGTCTCGACGACCTATGAGCCGGCGACCGGGGCCGCCGCTGACGACGTCTGAGCCTAGACCGCCGGTCCCCGGTGCGCCATGCGGTCCGGCGATCAGGTCGCCGCCGAACCACTCTGACCAGTGGCGATACCACCCGAAAGAGGTTCGGCTCGAAGACGCTGACCGTTCGGCTGGCCGCCCAGTTCAGCGCGGCCGGCGCCACCGGCTCGCCGGCGACCACTTCGGTGCCGAGCCGGCGCAGCGAACTCCCGGGACACCGACCAGCCGCGCGCGGTCGTCCGGGCATGCCGGCCGGTGGCTCGGTCGGCTCCATGATGGTTTTGGCGGCCCCGCGAGGCGCGGCCTGCTGGCGACGCGGGCGAACGACTCGGTCGCGCCGCGCGAAGCCGCCACGGCCTGCGCGGCACGGCGGGCGCCCGGCTCGACGAGGCGTCAAGCCGGGCGTGGCGTGTCCGCTAGGCCACGAAGCGGGAACGGCGGCGGCGGCCGATCAGGTAGCCGGCGCCGCCGAGGAGCAGGAGGGCGCCGCCGATGCCGGCCACGGTCCCGGTCGCGGCACCGGTCACGGGCAGCCCGTCGCCCTCACCGTCCTCGCCGCCGGAGGCGCCCGCGCCGGTGGAGGCGGTGCTGGAGGCGCTCGGGCCGGTGGAGGCGGTGCTGGAGGCACTCGGGCCGGTGGAGGCGGTGGCGACCGGGGTGACGCTCGCCGAGGCGCTCGGGGTGGCGCTCGGCGACGACGTGGGCTGGGCGGCGCAGTCGAGCGCACGCGCGGCGTACAACCCGTCGTTCAGGTAGGTCAGGAAGTCATCGATCGTCCCGGCGTCGAGCGCCTTCTTCGCGGCCGCCTGCACGTTTTCGCCGGCGTCGGTCAGCGTGCGGAGCACCGAGACCCGCAGATCCGTCAGCCAGGCGCTCCGCAGGTCCGTCTTGAGGAACGCCCGCAGGTCATCGGCGGTGCCGTCGAGCCGCTGCTGCATCACTGTCGGCAACACGGGCAACGACTCGGCACGTGCCGCGGCCATGATCTGGTTGGCGCGAAGCCGGACCTCGGTATCGGTGGCGGTATCCAGGTCGATCGTGGTGACGATCGTGCGCAGATCCTTGAACACTTTGCGGTCGGCGGTCTGGCAGGCCTGGTCGAGTCCGGACGGCTCAACCTGCGCCACCGCAGGTGCCGCTGGAATCAGGAAGGCCAGCGCCACCAGGACACCGGCCGACGTCTTCCCTCGCATGTGGATCGTCCTCCCCGTTGCCAGCAAAAGCACGGAGATACTACAGACGGTCAGCGGACGGGTCAGCAAAGGTGATCTTTCCCGCAGGCGCCGGATCGCTGGGGGTCGCGGTCCGATTGCTTTCGGTACGGCGGGAGCGCTCACCGCGTACCGAAAGCAGACGGACCGGACCCGGAGCGGGCCTCGCGCGGACCGGCGGCCTCAGAGGGGTTTGGTGCAGAGCACGTCCGGCATCGGCAGGTAGCCGAGCGCCT
This window of the Actinoplanes oblitus genome carries:
- a CDS encoding LPXTG cell wall anchor domain-containing protein; translation: MRGKTSAGVLVALAFLIPAAPAVAQVEPSGLDQACQTADRKVFKDLRTIVTTIDLDTATDTEVRLRANQIMAAARAESLPVLPTVMQQRLDGTADDLRAFLKTDLRSAWLTDLRVSVLRTLTDAGENVQAAAKKALDAGTIDDFLTYLNDGLYAARALDCAAQPTSSPSATPSASASVTPVATASTGPSASSTASTGPSASSTASTGAGASGGEDGEGDGLPVTGAATGTVAGIGGALLLLGGAGYLIGRRRRSRFVA